AGCTGGCGGATGTTGCCCGGCCACTCGTAGCCCGTGAGGTAGTTCAGCGCTTCCGTGCTGAAGGTCTTGGGCGGCATGGAATTGTCTGTGCAGACCTTTTCCACAAAGTGCGCCACAAGCAGGGGGATGTCTTCCCTGCGCTCGCGCAGGGGCGGCAGGGGAACCTGCACAACGTTAAGGCGGTAGTAGAGGTCATCGCGGAATGCCCCCTTCTCCACCAGCGCGGCAAGATCCTTGTTGGTGGCCGCCACCACGCGAATATCCACCTCAATTTCCTCGCCGCCGCCCACGCGTTCAAAACGCCGCTCCTGCAGGACGCGCAACAGTTTGACCTGAAGGTCAGGCGTGAGTTCCGCAATTTCATCCAGAAACAGCGTTCCGCTGTCCGCCTGCTCAAAGCGCCCGCGCCGCATGGCGACAGCACCGGTAAATGATCCCTTCTCATGCCCGAAAAGTTCGCTCTCAAGCACGCCGGGGTTCAGGGCCATGCAGTTCACCGACACAAAGGGCTTGTCTTTGCGGGGGCTGGTATAGTGGATGGCGCGGGCCACCAGCTCCTTGCCCGTACCGGATTCACCGGTAATGAGCACCGTGGAGCGGCTGGGCGCAGCGCGCTCAACCATCAGCAAAACGTCCCGTATGGCCCTGCTGCGGCCCACAATCTTGTGGACGCCGTAGCGGTCTTCCATAACTTCCTGCAACAACCGGTACTGGCGGTGCGCCCGTGAAAGTTCCACGGCATTGTGGATGGAAAGCAGCAGTTCGTCGTTGGAAAAAGGTTTGGTGATGTAGTCAAATGCGCCGTAGCGCATGACCTCAACAGCGCTTTCAATGGAGCCGAAGGCCGTCATGATAAGCACCGGAATGTACGGCCAGTTTTTTTTAACCCGCTCAAGCACTTCTCGCCCTGTGACCTTGGGCATTTTCATGTCGGTCACAATAACGTCCACTTCGCTTTCGTCCAGAAATGCCAGAGCGGTTTCGGGGTCGCTGATGGCCGTGACGGCATAGCCCTCGTCTTCAAGCAGGGTTTGCAACACCAGCAGATAGTTTTTTTCGTCGTCGATGATGAGAAGATGCGCTTTTTCGCTCATTATGTATCCTATGCGCCAGTTTGGGCTCTGGGCAACAGAACCCTTACCAGCGCCCCGCCCTCGGGGCCGTTTTCAAGCTTGATGACACCGCCGTGGCTTGAGATGATCGACTGCACAATGGGCAAACCAAGCCCTGTGCCGCCGTCCTTGGTAGTAAAAAATGGATCCAGCAGGTTGGGTAGCGTAGCGGGGTCAAAACCGGGGCCAGAATCAAGAAATTCAATGCAAACGTGGCCGTTGTCGTCAATGCGCCCATTTATGCGCACAACGCCCGGCCCATCCATCGCCTGCTGGCCGTTTACAAGGATATTGTAAAAAGCCCGGTACAGCAAATCCTTGTCGCCGGGTGTAAAAAGCCCACTCTCGCACTGCCGCTCAAGCGCCACGCCGCAGCGCCCCATCTCGCCTTCAAGAAAGGCCAGAACCTGATCCAGCACCACATTCACGTCCACAACGTCCTGCTTGGGCTGGCGGGGACGGGCGTAGTCCAGAAAGTCGTTGACTGTCTGCGAAAGGCGAACAGCCTCGTCATAAATCGCCCCAAGAATGCGGCGGGTGCTGGCGTCGGCCTTGTCTGTACGGCGTTGCAGCAACTCGGCGCTGGAACGGATGATACCCAGCGGATTGCGAATTTCGTGCGCGATACTGGCCACCACTCTGCCCATGCTCACCAGCCGTTCGTTACTGTGCAACTGGTTTTCAAGAAGCCTGTTCTTGTACATGCGCGCCGCCAGCACCCGCTCCGACCTGTGGATCAGCATGAGCAGCAGGCCAAACATGATCACCGACGAAAGCAGGCACATGACAACAATGATGCCCTGAAACGTGAGCACCTGCTCATAGTCGCCCGTAATGTCCTGCGTGAGCTCCAGCGCGCCCATGATGGGCGCTTCCTCCCCTGGGTGCAGGGGTTCGCCGCGCAGGGGGTAGAGAATGCGCAGCACAAACGAGCCTTCCTGCAACGGCACTCGGAAAGGAGCCTGCCAGCCCGGCATGGTCGAGATGATTTCCGACCTCGGCGCTCCGCCTCCCAGAATGTCGTCCAGATATGGCGGGGATAACCCGGCGCGGCCCAGATCTTCCTTCTTGGTGGAATACGCCACCAGACGCGAAAAATCATAAATGCGCAGCCGCTCGACCGGCAAGCCGTGGATGACGGACTTCACCACCTGATCCAGCCTGTCATATTGTTCTGGCTGACGCAGGGCGATACGCCCGTAGCCCAGCAAGGTGGGCAAGGCGAATCGGCGGAATATCTGGCTATTGAGGTTTTCCACAAGCTGCTGGGCAAAGTTCTCCTGCCGCGTAAGCAGAGTCTCTCGCGCAGAGTTGGAAATAAAGAAAGAAAGCCCCAGGCTGGTCAGCAAAATGACCACCAGCGAGAGCCAGGATAATGTGCGGGCGTAACTTGGCAGCGCGCTATCCGTGTCTACAGCCTGGGCGCAGGCATCCTCGCACTGGCGGATGCAGGCTTCGTTACGCTGCTTTTTTCTGAACATGACAATGCCTTTGCGCGCGCGGCGGCTCCGGGCGGCGCGGCACTTCTGCCACCACCGCCGGGGCGCAGGGAAAACGACCGCTGCGCCCCGCCGCAAAGCCGCCGCTACGCGACAGGTTATAAAAACCCCAGGCATATCCGAAAGCCGTCGCCTGACGGCCACCGCCATTCCTGAAGCACATTTCGGCACACAGGCAAAGGGTTGCAACCAGCGCGGGATACCGTTTTTTTGCCTTTGGCAACGGCCCCGCGCCGTTCACTTGCTTAAAACTTCTGTTCCATTCTGGGTACGGCAAGGTATTCGGCCAGATCGGCTTCTTCCTGCGCATAGCCGCCAGCCCCAAGCCGCGCGTTGGCAAGGCGTTTGCCCAGCTCCACTGCGGGTTGATCCAGCGGATTGATGCCCATGAGCCAGCCCGTAAACAGGGTGGCCGCCTCAAGCAGCAGCATGAGCGAACCGGCGGCGCGGGGGCCGTTGTTGTGCATTTCCACATGCAGCAGGGGCACGCCGCTCTGGCACAGGGCCATGCGGGTTCCAAGGGCCTCGGCTTCAAGCAGGCTGCCAAAGGGCTTGGCCCGCAGCCAGGCCCACTGATCCGGCACATCCATGCCGAAATTGGGCCCCTGCGCCTGATCGCGGCTGGTCAGGAAAATGCACCCCTTGTTGCGTGGGCCGCTCAAAAACATCTGGTTGATGGAATGCTGATCCGTCACCCCGGTGGCTGGCACAGGCTGGCTGCCCTGCCCGTCCTTGCCTAGGCTTTCGGCCCAAAGCTGGGCAAACCAGTCGCCGTAGGCGGCCCATTGCGGGATGTAGCTGAAAAATATCAACTGGCTGTAGCCCTTGTCTTCCAGAGCCTTGGCCCAACAGGCCAGGGCGAACGAAGGATGTTCGGCCACCTGCTCTGGATTTTGCAGCAGGGGGCGGGCAACATCGGCTGCGCCGTCCAGCAGGGCCTGCCAGTCTATGCCCAGAAAGGCCGCGGGCAAAAGCCCCACAGCAGAAAGGGCCGAATAGCGGCCGCCAAGATAATCCGGCACTTCAAGGGCGGTCAGCCCATAGCGGTTGGCTTCTTCGCGCAGGTAGCCCTTGCGTTCGTCGGTGACAACGATCATCTGATCCTGCCAGCCCTCTCCCACGCTGGCCTTAAGCCAGTCGCGCACAAGAAAATACTGGGAGATGGTCTCAATGGTGCCGCCAGACTTGCTGATGCACACCACCACGGTTTCCGTGGGATTGAGCTTGCCGAGCAGGGCTTCAAAGCGCTCCGCACAGACATTGTCCGCAATCCACAGCCACGGGCCGCGGTGAGCTGGGCCGTCCTGCCCCGGCGCAAAGGCCTGCTGCATGGCCCGCGCCCCAAGGGCAGAGCCGCCGATGCCCAGCACCAGCATATGCTTGTAGGCCTTGATGCGGGGAATCAGCGGGGCCATTTCCACTTCCAGCTTGGCGCGGAAGGGCATGGAAATAAAGGGCAGCTCGCCGGATGCCAGCTCGCGCTGAAGCCTCTGGGCCACTTCCGGCGCGCGCGCCTTCAGGGCCGCAGCAGAATCAGCGTCAAGGCGATGAGCATACGCTCTCGACCATTCGAGCAAATGAGGCATGGATACCTCCTGTGGTGTTGCGCCGCGTTCCTGGCGGCGCATTACAAAAGTCGCAAGGGTTTGGGAGCAAAAAAACGCCGCCGCACGGCCTTGTATGTCTGCGGACGCACACCAAACCGGCAGTGCCACAGGGCGCAGGCATCACGCGCCGCACAGGCGCGCACCTCTACCCTGTCGCCAGCACAGCCCATGCACTGCCTGCGAATGGCCCGCAAGGCCTGACGCGCGGCTTCTTCCGCCGGGGCGGGGCATTCCTCGCCCGCCAGTGTGGCAAGCCGCCAGGCCCAAAGGGGACACTCTTCATCCGCGCAGGCGCGAACCGCCTTGGCAGACGCACCCTGGCACTCCAGACAAAACTGCCGGATGGCTGTCAGAGAACCATTCTTGCCCCTGCCGGAATTTTTTGCGCGTTCTGCGTCCGTGATCATCAGGATTTGGAAGCCCCGCAGCATTTCTTGTATTTTTTGCCGCTGCCGCATGGGCAGGGATCATTACGCCCCACCTTGGGTTCCTGCCTGCGGTAGGCGTCAGGCCGCAGGGCCACGCCGTCCACATAATAAATCTTGTCGTCCTTGCGCTGAAAAAAGCTGCGCTCGCCCAACTGGCGGGGGATGCCCTCCAGTTCATAATAGGCATAAAATTCAACAACATCAAAAAGTTCGCCGTGTTCTCCGGCGGGAACATCATTTTCGGTCGCGGCAATATCAAGACGCAGCCAGGTTATATCCCTGGTCTGCTCGGCCAGCTTGTCGGCGTCCACATTTTCCCGGTAGTCGGGATGCGTGGTTTCCACAAGCCACTGATGGCGGCCAAGCACATAGGCCGAATACCGCGAACGCATGAGGCTTTCTGCGTTCTGGGGCCAGGACGCGCCTTCAATATGGGGGCCGCAGCATTGGTCCAGAGACTGGCCGCTGCCGCAGGGGCAAAGTTGAGACATGAAAATTCCGCCTTGGTTTAAGCCCTCAGGGGGCATATGCAACACAATAAGCATAGCTTATGGCAAAGCAGGCGGCAAGAGCGGCAAGGCGGGATGAATGCGGCGGGCAAAAAAAAAGCGGCATGCACAGGTGACGCGCCAAGTGCATGCCGCAGGAGACCGAACGACCTTATCTGTCTGTGACCGGAGGAGAGAGCGGCCTTGGGGGCCGCAATTGGACAAGACAGCCAGGACGAACGGCGGTATTGGGCGCGCCGGCTTCTGCCGCCGGGCTTGTGATTGAGTCGAAATTCAGTTCAAGCGTACCGTTCTTTGCTTCTTGGGCGCGGGCGGTGCCAAGGGGCATGCCTTGCGCATCATAAACGGCGCAGGGCGTTCCCTTTGCGGGCGCGCGCAGACCATACAGCAGGCACCAGATGTGGCCGGATTGCGCTTGCGCGGCAGTGTCAGCATTCTGTTCCACGCGCACGATTTCTCCGCAGCCAAGGGTTGTCAACTGGCGTATGTACTTGCTGCCAAGCCTGAACACCACAACCCCGCCCAGCAGGGCCAGACCGCAGCATCCCGCAGCCAGCACAAAGGGGTTATAGCCGGTAATGCGGCGCAAATACGAGGTGGACGCAGCCCGCATGGCGGTTTCATCGGCATGCACGACAACAGTATAGTGCTGCGTGGTGCTGGCAGCCGCACCCCTGAAGGAAACCTTCAGGCCGTAACTGCCGGGTTCCGCCACGGCATCGGCGCGCACACTGCCTCGCCACATGCCGTTGCCAAACCAGTAGCCCGCAAAGAATCCTTCCAGATCATAAAAAAGGGCCGGATTTTCCGGGGTAAATTGCGCCTTGAGGTCGCTGTTGACGGGATTTTTGATGGTCAGCGGCCCGGATATGGACACGCTGCCGCCGGGCAGCAATTCGATCACATCCGCGCCAGACCTTGTAAGGCCTTGCAGGCCGTCAAGCATCCCCAGCAGGGCAAAACCCAGCAACAGGGCGCACAGGGCGCCCCAATAGCGCTGCCGGGCACGGGTCTGGAGGCAGTTTTGCCAACCCTGACTCTTGATGAATTCCCCCATAGGTTCCTTCCTGCCCGCCTGTGGTATGGTCATGACACACGACATGCTGCTGCTCCCATTTATCGGCGATCAATGACAGGACACATGGACGTTTCGGCCACGTGCCAGCTTACGAGCCGCTGCCCGAGGCGCGGCAGTTCCACAAGGCTCTGAAACTCGGCGGGATATACCTGGCGCACCTTTTTGGTGAGCCAGAAGGCCCCTGCCCACGTAGGCACCGTGATGCCAAAAAACCATGCGCAGAAAACCAGTTCCGAGGCCCCAGAACTGTGGGCCGACTGATACATGCCCACAAAAATCGCGCCAACCATGACTGCGTTGGCCGCAACCCGGATTATGCTGGAATAGAGGGTCTGACGGTAACTGTTCATTGATGCTCTCCTGAGTGTGTTTGTCCACCGGAGGTGCACCGGAGCGGGGCGAACCGCTCCGGCGCGCAGGGTGGGGGTAGGCACCCTGGGGGTTTACTTCTTGAAGATGTTGGTCTTGGACACGTTCATGATACGCATGGCCTGGGCCTTGTCGGCATTGCGGTAGGCAATCCGCATTTCGTCGCCTGCGGTCCACACATAGGCCGGGTAATCCTGGGCTTCAGCAGGAATCTTGAAGGTAATCAAAGACTTCTGACGGCCAGAGTACACGGTGACGGTCTGCTGATCCTTGTCGATAATGGGGAAGGTCTTGCCCTTGACCTTGGGATGGTCGGAGCCGACGTTCTTTTCCACATCGGTGAACTGCACGGCCAGTTCGCGCACGCTGTTGGTCTTCTGGTCATAGATAAGCACGGTGTTCTTGGCCAGGTCGATCATCAGGCGGCCGCCCACGCTGGGGGTCGGGCCCATGTCCTTGGATTCCACAGGCAGCTTGAAGGTATGCGTGCCGCCGCTGTAGTGCGGGTTAAACTGATCGTGTGTCACGTCCACCACGATGGTGAGGGTTTTGGCTGTGGCATCAAAGGCCACGCAACGTCCCTGTTCCACGCCTCCGTCGAAGTTGCAGCCGGTGAGCAGTGCAACAGAGAAGGCCATCGCCAGCATAAGCATCAGGTTACGAATTTTCATGGCGGGTCTCCTTCTAGTTGGCCGCGGGCTGGTTCTTCTTGGCGGCAATTTCCGCCTTGGCGCCCTGTACCATCTTGACGGTTATGTAAAGGGAGATAGCCGACACGAAGCCGAGCACGTCGATCGTAGCAGCCGGGCCAAGCAGCCAGCCCCATGCCGGGAATTCAGCTTCAACCAGCTTGCACACAACCGAGATGAGGCAGCCGATAACGGCCAGGCCGAACACGAAGCGGATGCCGTAACCCTTTACATACTTGGTGGCGACAACGCCGATCTGCGCGCCGATGGCCGCACCGCACAGCATGATGAGAGCGGCAAGCAGTTCCACGCGGCCCTTGTATGCGTACGAAGCCGTGCCGTAGAGACCGGAGATGGCGACTTCAAAGAGGTCCGTACCCACCGCCAGATGGGTGGGGCAGCCGACAAGATACACCAGGGCGGGCATGCGGATAAGACCGCCGCCGATGCCGAGGATACCAGCCAGCCAGCCGGTGAAGAAGCTGACGAAGATGGGCAGCCATGCGGAGCAGGTGATGTTGGCCTGCTTGAAGTGGAACACCGGAGGAATCTTGATGGCGTGCAGGCGGGTGGCCCAGTCAACGCCGGTGGCCGCGTGATCAAGTTCCTTGTTCTGGGCCTTGGCTTCGCGTTCCTTCTTGCGGCGGGCGGCGATATCGTGAAATACAAGCCATGCCAGCAGCACAAGCAGGACAACGTACAACCAGCGCACAACCTTGTCGACAGAACCCAGGCGTTCCAGCCACATGACCATCTGCGCGCCAACTTCCACGCCCACGATGGTACCAACCAGCATGGTCAGGCCCAAGCCGTAGTCTACGTTGCCGAACTTGCCGTGCCGCATGGTGGAGATGAGCGATTTACCCGCCATCTGCGCCACGTCGGTACCAATGGCAAAGGCCATGGGGAAACCAAGGATGTTAAGACCGGGGGTAACCATCCAGGCACCGCCCATGCCGAAGAAGCCGCCGATAATACCAACGCCCAAACCAAGAATGACAAGGCCCGGCCAGAAAATGTACACGCCGGAAATGGGCATCAAAATATACAACCATTCCATAACTTGCCTCCTTCCGACTACTTTTCGGACAATTCGCGGTGCTTGAGGTCAATGCCGATGTGCGTCATGACGACATCCGCCAGCCAACCCAGGATGCAACCTGTAACCGGGATGATGGCCATAGTCAGAATGGCAAAAAAGAAGTGGCTTTCATTATACATTTCAGCCCACCAGTACAATATACCGTCAAGTTTGCGCGTATCGGCGACCACCACAACGTTGGCAACCTTGCCGCCGCCAGCAGCCAGGGCCGCGCCGGGCAGTGCCGCAACCAGCAGCGCGCAACCTGTAAGCCATGTCCAGAGCCTCTGCATTCTTTTCATAACTTCCTCCACATCAAAATGTGACATCTCCACTTCAACCACTTACCCATTTTGCGATGACTCCCGTCGGGGGTAGGCACCGCCTCGTTGCCTCGAATGTGAAAGTATTAGCAAAGGCTGTGCCATTGCATAATTATTGCCTGTAATTGCGCCTTTTTTTCTATTTTTGCGCGAAAAATCTTGTCACGAAGGGCAATGTTTTTTATACTCAGCTCAAAGATTGCGCTTTTTTGCACAAAATAGGGGAGCACCATGCGCTTACACAGAACACTTCCCCAGGGCAGCTCGCTGGAGTTCACGGCATTCTTTATGAATCGCAGCCTTGCAAGCCGCATGCTGATGCTGGGTTTGCCCCTGCTGGCGCTCGTACTGCTGATTATTTTTACTGCCACGGGCAGCAGTATCGAGGCCATTCTTGATCGCGCAATTGCGCGCAACGCACAGCTTCAGTCACAGGCAATGAGCCTTGCGCTGGAACAGGCCCTGGAAGAAACGCGCAATCAGCTTCTTATTCTCGCTGCTGGCTCCATGGATCAAAAAGACATGGCCAACCGGCTCAAATTCCGCGCCAAGGCTGGCGGCTTGCGCTACAGGGAACTGGCTTTTGAGGGTTTGGCCCCTGACAACCGCTATCTGCTTGTCAACACGGGCGGAGATATCATCAATGTTCCCATGCGGCAGGCCCTTGCCAGCCCCACCGGCCCCTTCCACTCCATTGCTTCTGAACACCGCACCGGGCACGTCAGCGTTGCCCAGCCCGTGGAAGTGACCTATTCCATGGTGCCGGTTAAGGGCAGCAACCAGAATATCAACCTGCACGTGCTGCGTTTTTCCACCCCGGTTCATGATGCGGAAGGCAC
This is a stretch of genomic DNA from Desulfovibrio desulfuricans. It encodes these proteins:
- a CDS encoding sigma-54-dependent transcriptional regulator codes for the protein MSEKAHLLIIDDEKNYLLVLQTLLEDEGYAVTAISDPETALAFLDESEVDVIVTDMKMPKVTGREVLERVKKNWPYIPVLIMTAFGSIESAVEVMRYGAFDYITKPFSNDELLLSIHNAVELSRAHRQYRLLQEVMEDRYGVHKIVGRSRAIRDVLLMVERAAPSRSTVLITGESGTGKELVARAIHYTSPRKDKPFVSVNCMALNPGVLESELFGHEKGSFTGAVAMRRGRFEQADSGTLFLDEIAELTPDLQVKLLRVLQERRFERVGGGEEIEVDIRVVAATNKDLAALVEKGAFRDDLYYRLNVVQVPLPPLRERREDIPLLVAHFVEKVCTDNSMPPKTFSTEALNYLTGYEWPGNIRQLENVVESCLVLVPGNVIDVDNLPAEIRDEESQFKSAVDLLPVQLDLADTLEKIEAALIRRALVRAELVQVKAAEYLGISKSLLQYKLKKYGITGH
- a CDS encoding sensor histidine kinase, producing the protein MFRKKQRNEACIRQCEDACAQAVDTDSALPSYARTLSWLSLVVILLTSLGLSFFISNSARETLLTRQENFAQQLVENLNSQIFRRFALPTLLGYGRIALRQPEQYDRLDQVVKSVIHGLPVERLRIYDFSRLVAYSTKKEDLGRAGLSPPYLDDILGGGAPRSEIISTMPGWQAPFRVPLQEGSFVLRILYPLRGEPLHPGEEAPIMGALELTQDITGDYEQVLTFQGIIVVMCLLSSVIMFGLLLMLIHRSERVLAARMYKNRLLENQLHSNERLVSMGRVVASIAHEIRNPLGIIRSSAELLQRRTDKADASTRRILGAIYDEAVRLSQTVNDFLDYARPRQPKQDVVDVNVVLDQVLAFLEGEMGRCGVALERQCESGLFTPGDKDLLYRAFYNILVNGQQAMDGPGVVRINGRIDDNGHVCIEFLDSGPGFDPATLPNLLDPFFTTKDGGTGLGLPIVQSIISSHGGVIKLENGPEGGALVRVLLPRAQTGA
- a CDS encoding glucose-6-phosphate isomerase — protein: MPHLLEWSRAYAHRLDADSAAALKARAPEVAQRLQRELASGELPFISMPFRAKLEVEMAPLIPRIKAYKHMLVLGIGGSALGARAMQQAFAPGQDGPAHRGPWLWIADNVCAERFEALLGKLNPTETVVVCISKSGGTIETISQYFLVRDWLKASVGEGWQDQMIVVTDERKGYLREEANRYGLTALEVPDYLGGRYSALSAVGLLPAAFLGIDWQALLDGAADVARPLLQNPEQVAEHPSFALACWAKALEDKGYSQLIFFSYIPQWAAYGDWFAQLWAESLGKDGQGSQPVPATGVTDQHSINQMFLSGPRNKGCIFLTSRDQAQGPNFGMDVPDQWAWLRAKPFGSLLEAEALGTRMALCQSGVPLLHVEMHNNGPRAAGSLMLLLEAATLFTGWLMGINPLDQPAVELGKRLANARLGAGGYAQEEADLAEYLAVPRMEQKF
- a CDS encoding YchJ family protein, which gives rise to MSQLCPCGSGQSLDQCCGPHIEGASWPQNAESLMRSRYSAYVLGRHQWLVETTHPDYRENVDADKLAEQTRDITWLRLDIAATENDVPAGEHGELFDVVEFYAYYELEGIPRQLGERSFFQRKDDKIYYVDGVALRPDAYRRQEPKVGRNDPCPCGSGKKYKKCCGASKS
- a CDS encoding DUF4881 domain-containing protein; amino-acid sequence: MKIRNLMLMLAMAFSVALLTGCNFDGGVEQGRCVAFDATAKTLTIVVDVTHDQFNPHYSGGTHTFKLPVESKDMGPTPSVGGRLMIDLAKNTVLIYDQKTNSVRELAVQFTDVEKNVGSDHPKVKGKTFPIIDKDQQTVTVYSGRQKSLITFKIPAEAQDYPAYVWTAGDEMRIAYRNADKAQAMRIMNVSKTNIFKK
- a CDS encoding sulfite exporter TauE/SafE family protein, with amino-acid sequence MEWLYILMPISGVYIFWPGLVILGLGVGIIGGFFGMGGAWMVTPGLNILGFPMAFAIGTDVAQMAGKSLISTMRHGKFGNVDYGLGLTMLVGTIVGVEVGAQMVMWLERLGSVDKVVRWLYVVLLVLLAWLVFHDIAARRKKEREAKAQNKELDHAATGVDWATRLHAIKIPPVFHFKQANITCSAWLPIFVSFFTGWLAGILGIGGGLIRMPALVYLVGCPTHLAVGTDLFEVAISGLYGTASYAYKGRVELLAALIMLCGAAIGAQIGVVATKYVKGYGIRFVFGLAVIGCLISVVCKLVEAEFPAWGWLLGPAATIDVLGFVSAISLYITVKMVQGAKAEIAAKKNQPAAN
- a CDS encoding DVU0150 family protein encodes the protein MKRMQRLWTWLTGCALLVAALPGAALAAGGGKVANVVVVADTRKLDGILYWWAEMYNESHFFFAILTMAIIPVTGCILGWLADVVMTHIGIDLKHRELSEK